A genomic window from Companilactobacillus alimentarius DSM 20249 includes:
- a CDS encoding response regulator transcription factor, with the protein MKNTILIVEDERSLSSYVGKELQFEDFNVIIANDGVEALDLYEKHQNELLLILLDWMLPKLDGMEVLRRIRKHDQVPVIVMTARDYVGDKVAGLDNGADDYITKPFEIEELLARVRVIQRRTEHLTEPEQTYQIADLTLNTKSHQVFRNDENIQLTRREYDLLLFFLQHIGQVFTRDELLDNVWGEDFLGQQNVVDVYVGYLRSKIDGKKNKPLIQTIRGVGYSLEDVTE; encoded by the coding sequence ATGAAAAACACAATTTTAATTGTTGAAGATGAACGTAGCCTTTCAAGTTACGTAGGGAAAGAACTTCAATTTGAGGATTTCAATGTCATCATTGCTAACGATGGCGTTGAAGCATTAGATCTTTATGAAAAACATCAAAATGAACTGTTGTTAATCCTTTTAGATTGGATGTTACCCAAATTGGATGGCATGGAAGTCCTACGTCGAATTAGAAAACACGATCAAGTTCCAGTTATCGTCATGACGGCTCGTGACTACGTGGGAGATAAAGTGGCCGGATTAGATAATGGTGCTGACGACTACATTACTAAACCTTTTGAAATTGAAGAATTACTAGCTCGAGTCAGAGTGATCCAAAGACGGACAGAGCACTTGACTGAACCTGAACAAACTTATCAAATTGCCGATTTAACACTCAACACTAAATCTCATCAAGTTTTTCGAAATGATGAAAACATTCAATTAACTAGACGTGAATATGATTTATTGCTATTCTTTTTGCAGCATATCGGCCAAGTCTTCACGCGTGATGAGTTACTAGACAACGTCTGGGGTGAAGATTTCCTTGGGCAACAAAATGTAGTTGATGTCTACGTAGGCTATTTGCGTAGTAAAATTGATGGCAAAAAAAATAAGCCTCTGATTCAAACAATTCGAGGCGTTGGTTATTCACTTGAGGACGTAACGGAATGA
- a CDS encoding Fur family transcriptional regulator yields the protein MEKAIEILKENNYKVTKQRTDLINYLKNFTIYYVSINDIVDYMRSLYPGMSNNTIYRNLKEFSDIGLVEYQEKDRTLVKYQCDFKHRHHHHFVCKNCGRVTELKACPIEFFTDQLPGYTVEGHAIEVYGLCADCTKKLKEQE from the coding sequence ATGGAAAAAGCAATTGAAATTCTCAAAGAAAATAACTATAAAGTAACGAAGCAAAGAACTGATTTAATTAATTATTTAAAAAATTTCACAATTTATTATGTTTCTATCAATGATATTGTTGATTATATGCGCTCACTATACCCAGGGATGAGCAACAATACGATTTATCGTAATTTAAAGGAATTCTCCGATATTGGGTTGGTTGAGTATCAGGAAAAAGATAGGACTCTGGTCAAATATCAGTGTGATTTCAAGCACAGACATCACCACCATTTTGTTTGTAAAAATTGCGGGCGTGTCACAGAATTGAAAGCCTGTCCGATTGAATTCTTCACGGATCAATTGCCAGGCTATACAGTTGAGGGACATGCAATAGAGGTCTATGGATTGTGCGCTGACTGTACTAAAAAATTGAAAGAACAAGAATAG
- a CDS encoding IS3 family transposase: protein MNDPVRNFKGRKKTQIVDQIRVEQESLPKAERYKIGDILKAIGLKKATYHDERKRIKNHVDKYKDIKTEILKITESGKCRGRLTYGYRRVQEGLIKLDIHIADAVARRLMNELNVQVNLYNRHKNGKYSSYKGTVGKVAHNILHQQFNETEPFKVLHTDVTQVRLRDNEWAYVSAITDEASKEVLAFQVSNSPNSKLIMDTLNELTTVIPKGSNPVIHSDQGWHYQLNYYTDRLSEDGFIQSMSRKGNCLDNAPIESFFHLFKTECLNGFPPCKDMKEFRKLSKEYVDWFNNRRISRKTKGMTPREYREHALSA from the coding sequence ATCAATGACCCTGTTCGGAACTTCAAAGGACGCAAAAAAACACAAATAGTTGATCAGATCAGGGTAGAACAAGAGTCTCTTCCAAAAGCAGAACGGTATAAGATAGGCGATATTCTTAAGGCCATTGGACTTAAAAAGGCCACTTACCATGATGAGCGTAAACGTATCAAAAATCATGTAGATAAGTACAAAGATATAAAAACTGAAATATTAAAAATTACTGAAAGTGGAAAATGTCGTGGACGCCTAACCTACGGTTATCGTCGCGTACAAGAAGGATTAATTAAACTAGATATTCACATAGCAGATGCCGTAGCTCGTCGCTTGATGAATGAGTTAAATGTTCAAGTAAATCTTTATAATCGTCATAAAAATGGAAAGTATTCCTCATATAAAGGAACTGTTGGAAAGGTCGCACACAACATTTTACATCAACAGTTTAATGAAACTGAGCCCTTTAAAGTCCTGCATACAGATGTCACACAAGTTCGTTTAAGGGATAACGAATGGGCTTATGTTTCCGCAATTACCGACGAGGCAAGCAAAGAAGTTCTAGCGTTCCAAGTAAGTAATAGTCCCAATAGTAAATTAATTATGGATACATTAAATGAATTAACGACAGTTATACCTAAAGGAAGCAACCCAGTGATACATTCAGATCAAGGCTGGCATTATCAACTAAATTATTATACTGATAGGCTTTCTGAAGATGGATTTATACAGAGCATGTCTCGCAAAGGAAATTGTCTCGACAATGCGCCAATCGAAAGTTTCTTTCATCTATTCAAAACAGAATGTCTCAATGGATTTCCACCTTGTAAAGATATGAAAGAATTTAGGAAACTTTCTAAGGAGTACGTCGATTGGTTTAACAATCGACGCATCTCAAGAAAAACAAAAGGCATGACTCCCCGCGAATACAGGGAACATGCCTTATCAGCTTAA
- a CDS encoding metal ABC transporter permease — MFMFGYEFMREAFITSTFIAITAGLVGVFVVSRNMSFLSHTLSEIGFAGASFGVLIGISPLAGMILFTLISSIAVGSLSGESSRREASISAISSLFIGLGILFLSLSSESSSYATNILFGSIVGISAKEVNQLMILAIFVILIFIIFYKPLSFDSFDHIGAQAAGLKTRLLSITFLVTLALSVSIGAQIVGSLLVFVLLTLPAATAKYLVHSVPKMIAVSVGLSLIGVWLGLYLAFVTNWPVTFFISTFEVIAYFLGLGYKNWKLTH; from the coding sequence ATTTTTATGTTTGGATATGAATTTATGCGTGAAGCCTTTATTACCAGCACCTTCATCGCAATAACCGCTGGCTTAGTCGGCGTCTTCGTCGTTTCTAGAAATATGTCATTCTTGTCTCACACGCTATCAGAAATTGGTTTCGCCGGAGCCTCATTTGGTGTCCTAATAGGCATCTCGCCTTTGGCAGGTATGATTCTTTTTACCTTGATCAGTTCAATAGCTGTTGGTAGCTTGAGTGGCGAATCATCTCGGCGTGAAGCATCAATCAGCGCCATCTCTTCACTATTTATTGGACTTGGGATTCTCTTTTTGTCCCTCTCATCAGAATCAAGTAGTTACGCTACCAACATTCTTTTTGGTAGTATCGTCGGGATCAGTGCCAAAGAAGTCAACCAATTAATGATTTTAGCAATATTTGTTATTTTAATTTTCATAATCTTCTATAAACCACTGTCATTTGACTCTTTTGACCACATTGGGGCGCAAGCAGCTGGGTTAAAAACTCGTTTGTTGTCAATCACCTTCCTGGTAACTTTAGCTTTAAGCGTCAGTATCGGTGCACAAATTGTCGGTTCACTGTTAGTCTTCGTACTCTTAACTCTTCCAGCAGCTACCGCTAAATATTTAGTTCATTCAGTTCCTAAAATGATTGCCGTTTCCGTCGGCTTATCATTAATTGGGGTCTGGTTAGGATTGTATCTCGCCTTCGTAACTAATTGGCCCGTTACCTTCTTCATCTCTACTTTTGAAGTAATTGCTTACTTCTTAGGTTTAGGATATAAGAATTGGAAATTAACTCATTAA
- a CDS encoding metal ABC transporter ATP-binding protein, protein MIEANNLSKSFGNQLVFKDVNFKINDGEFISLVGPNGSGKTTLVKIIMGLEKPTHGSIKLAHQTIGYVPQFRNIDLDYPLSIEQFIRLNLKVTFSPQKRQDNNELIQDILQKTGLTNLKDRPLGLASGGEKQKAYLAQALLNEPKILILDESTASLDVEVKMQLMDLVQELNQKYRLTVIFITHDYDLTKKYTKRALLFKNKTIEPLAVKDISKDMFGMEG, encoded by the coding sequence ATGATTGAAGCAAACAATTTATCCAAAAGTTTTGGAAATCAATTAGTTTTCAAAGACGTCAATTTTAAAATCAACGACGGTGAGTTCATCAGTCTAGTTGGTCCCAACGGATCTGGTAAAACGACCTTAGTCAAAATTATTATGGGTCTAGAAAAACCCACACATGGCTCTATCAAGTTAGCTCATCAAACAATTGGCTATGTTCCTCAATTTAGAAACATCGACTTAGACTATCCTTTAAGTATCGAACAATTTATTCGCTTGAACCTGAAAGTGACTTTTAGTCCTCAAAAGCGTCAAGACAATAACGAATTGATTCAAGATATTCTTCAAAAAACCGGTCTAACTAATTTAAAGGATCGTCCTTTAGGATTGGCTTCCGGTGGTGAGAAACAAAAAGCTTATCTTGCTCAAGCACTATTAAATGAACCTAAAATCTTAATCCTAGATGAATCTACAGCTAGTTTAGACGTTGAAGTCAAAATGCAGTTGATGGATCTGGTTCAAGAACTCAATCAAAAATATCGTTTAACAGTTATTTTTATCACTCATGATTATGATTTAACTAAAAAATATACCAAACGGGCTCTTTTATTCAAAAATAAAACAATTGAACCACTGGCTGTGAAAGATATTTCTAAAGATATGTTTGGAATGGAAGGATAA
- a CDS encoding metal ABC transporter solute-binding protein, with protein sequence MLSKKNILALFGLLLLTFIISGCSQKTTKSSSKLEVVTTTDFYGEVAKAVVGNKGTVSSIIDNPNVDPHDYEPTTDIAKKVSRADITVANGLGYDSWMNKLNQDDDSTFIKIGENVMDKKIGDNPHIWYEPQTMPKYAKYLAKELGKKQPKNKAYFEKNAQKYIDSLKPVQKELTKLKETSKKLKNKDVYVSEPVFDYSLKATGFKVGNKKFEAAIENGTDPSPKVIQQMEQGIKAKKVAFFVLNTQTDSKVINNLVTKAKQNKIPILHVTETLPKDTTYKQWMLSQYKELNTILQSEN encoded by the coding sequence ATGTTATCCAAGAAAAACATTCTAGCTCTATTTGGTTTACTACTATTAACTTTCATAATATCTGGTTGTTCTCAAAAAACAACTAAGTCTTCATCAAAACTTGAAGTCGTAACGACAACTGATTTCTATGGTGAAGTGGCTAAAGCCGTCGTTGGCAACAAAGGAACCGTTTCTTCAATTATTGACAATCCCAATGTCGATCCCCATGACTATGAACCAACAACTGATATCGCAAAAAAAGTCAGTCGTGCCGATATTACGGTTGCTAATGGTTTAGGCTATGACTCATGGATGAATAAACTAAATCAAGATGATGATAGTACTTTCATCAAAATTGGTGAAAATGTCATGGACAAAAAAATCGGCGACAATCCTCATATTTGGTATGAACCGCAAACAATGCCAAAATATGCCAAGTATTTAGCTAAGGAATTAGGAAAAAAACAGCCTAAAAACAAGGCTTATTTTGAAAAGAATGCTCAAAAGTACATTGATTCATTAAAACCAGTCCAAAAGGAATTAACTAAACTAAAAGAAACATCAAAGAAATTGAAAAACAAAGATGTCTATGTCAGTGAACCTGTCTTTGACTACTCTTTAAAAGCCACTGGTTTCAAAGTAGGCAATAAAAAGTTCGAAGCTGCAATTGAAAATGGCACTGATCCTAGTCCCAAGGTCATTCAACAAATGGAACAAGGTATCAAAGCTAAAAAAGTTGCCTTCTTTGTACTGAACACGCAAACTGACAGTAAAGTTATTAATAATCTCGTCACTAAGGCTAAGCAAAATAAAATTCCTATTTTACATGTAACTGAGACCTTACCAAAAGATACGACTTATAAACAATGGATGTTATCTCAATATAAAGAATTAAATACAATTTTACAAAGTGAGAATTAA
- a CDS encoding arsenate reductase ArsC, which yields MNSIYFLCSGNSFRSQIAEGYAKKYLPNWKIQSAGVRAEGLDSRAVKIMAEDNVDISNQFSKVIDDDFMENANVVITLCGEARDKCIIPKSSRWLHWPINDPKLISGSDDKAMNQYRDIRDDIKSRIIELADIINK from the coding sequence ATGAATAGTATTTATTTTCTGTGTTCCGGAAACTCCTTTAGGAGTCAAATAGCCGAAGGTTACGCTAAAAAATATTTACCAAATTGGAAGATTCAAAGTGCCGGTGTACGAGCTGAGGGTTTGGATTCTCGTGCGGTCAAAATTATGGCTGAAGACAATGTTGACATCTCCAATCAATTTTCAAAAGTAATTGACGATGATTTCATGGAAAATGCCAATGTTGTTATCACACTTTGTGGTGAAGCTCGTGACAAATGCATCATTCCAAAATCCAGTCGTTGGTTACACTGGCCAATAAACGATCCTAAACTTATTAGTGGTAGCGACGATAAAGCTATGAATCAGTATCGTGATATCCGTGATGATATTAAGAGTAGAATCATTGAATTAGCTGATATCATAAACAAATAA
- a CDS encoding Fur family transcriptional regulator, whose protein sequence is MASNAVMEETLQILKDHKLRVTPQRHIILAYLVSHHNHPTVEIIRDALGKELPNMGASTIYNTLNTFVDHHLVVELQNGDGSAHYDYFGSPHYHAICTNCGRIVDVTYPGFSDTEKNLEKKTAEISGYMISGNHMEVYGLCPECQIKLGIKNNDNE, encoded by the coding sequence ATGGCTAGTAATGCTGTAATGGAAGAAACACTACAAATCTTAAAAGACCATAAGTTACGAGTTACCCCACAGCGTCATATTATTTTGGCCTATTTAGTTAGCCATCATAATCATCCCACTGTGGAAATAATCCGTGATGCTTTAGGGAAAGAATTACCTAATATGGGAGCTTCAACGATTTATAATACGCTTAATACCTTTGTTGACCATCATCTAGTAGTAGAATTACAAAATGGCGATGGCAGTGCTCACTATGATTATTTTGGTTCACCCCACTATCACGCCATCTGTACTAATTGTGGACGAATTGTAGACGTTACGTATCCTGGCTTCAGCGACACAGAAAAAAACTTAGAAAAGAAAACCGCCGAGATCTCCGGTTACATGATCTCTGGTAATCATATGGAAGTTTATGGATTGTGCCCTGAATGCCAAATTAAATTAGGAATAAAAAATAATGACAATGAATAG